The following proteins are encoded in a genomic region of Cervus elaphus chromosome 15, mCerEla1.1, whole genome shotgun sequence:
- the HMX2 gene encoding homeobox protein HMX2 gives MGSKEDAGKGCPAAGGVSSFTIQSILGGGPSEAPREPAAWPARKRSLSVSSEEEEPDDGWKAPACFCPDPHGPKEPGSKHHPPIPFPCLGTPKGSGGAGPASSERKPFLSSSHPDFKEEKDRLLAAGSPSPGPERPRDSGGAERQAGAAKKKTRTVFSRSQVYQLESTFDMKRYLSSSERACLASSLQLTETQVKTWFQNRRNKWKRQLSAELEAANMAHASAQTLVGMPLVFRDSSLLRVPVPRSLAFPAPLYYPGSNLSALPLYNLYNKLDY, from the exons ATGGGCAGCAAGGAAGATGCGGGCAAAGGGTGTCCGGCGGCCGGCGGCGTCTCCAGCTTCACCATTCAGTCCATCCTGGGCGGGGGCCCCTCGGAGGCGCCGAGGGAGCCGGCCGCCTGGCCGGCCAGGAAGCGCAGCCTGTCCGTGTCCTCGGAGGAGGAGGAGCCGGACGACGGCTGGAAGGCACCCGCCTGCTTCTGCCCAGACCCGCACGGCCCCAAGGAGCCCGGCTCCAAGCACCACCCCCCCATCCCCTTTCCTTGCCTGG GTACCCCCAAGGGCAGCGGAGGAGCGGGGCCGGCGAGCTCGGAGCGcaagcctttcctttcttcttcgcACCCGGACtttaaggaagagaaagacaggcTCTTGGCCGCGGGCTCACCGTCGCCGGGGCCCGAGCGGCCGCGGGACAGCGGCGGCGCCGAGCGGCAGGCGGGCGCGGCCAAGAAGAAGACGCGCACGGTCTTCTCGCGGAGCCAGGTGTACCAGCTCGAGTCCACCTTCGACATGAAGCGCTACCTGAGCAGTTCGGAGCGCGCCTGCCTCGCCTCCAGCCTGCAGCTCACCGAGACCCAGGTCAAGACTTGGTTCCAGAACCGCCGCAACAAGTGGAAGCGGCAGCTCTCTGCCGAACTGGAGGCGGCCAACATGGCGCACGCGTCGGCGCAGACTCTGGTGGGCATGCCGCTGGTGTTCCGGGACAGCTCGCTGCTGCGCGTGCCGGTGCCGCGCTCGCTCGCCTTCCCCGCGCCGCTCTACTACCCGGGCAGCAACCTCTCGGCCTTACCTCTCTACAACCTCTACAACAAGCTCGACTACTGA
- the BUB3 gene encoding mitotic checkpoint protein BUB3 isoform X2, with product MTGSNEFKLNQPPEDGISSVKFSPNTSQFLLVSSWDTSVRLYDVPANSMRLKYQHTGAVLDCAFYDPTHAWSGGLDHQLKMHDLNTDQENLVGTHDAPIRCVEYCPEVNVMVTGSWDQTVKLWDPRTPCNAGTFSQPEKVYTLSVSGDRLIVGTAGRRVLVWDLRNMGYVQQRRESSLKYQTRCIRAFPNKQGYVLSSIEGRVAVEYLDPSPEVQKKKYAFKCHRLKENNIEQIYPVNAISFHNIHNTFATGGSDGFVNIWDPFNKKRLCQFHRYPTSIASLAFSNDGTTLAIASSYMYEMDDTEHPEDGIFIRQVTDAETKPKST from the exons ATGACCGGTTCTAACGAGTTCAAGCTGAACCAGCCCCCCGAGGATGGCATCTCCTCTGTGAAGTTCAGCCCCAACACGTCGCAGTTCCTGCTAGTCTCCTCTTGGGACACGTCCGTGCGCCTCTACGATGTGCCGGCCAACTCCATGCGACTCAAGTACCAGCACACCGGCGCCGTCCTGGACTGCGCCTTCTAC GATCCAACACATGCCTGGAGTGGAGGATTAGACCATCAATTGAAAATGCATGATTTGAACACCGATCAAG aaaaTCTTGTTGGAACTCATGATGCCCCTATCAGATGTGTTGAATACTGTCCCGAAGTGAACGTGATGGTTACTGGAAGCTGGGATCAGACGGTTAAATTGTGGGATCCCAGAACCCCTTGTAATGCTGGGACCTTCTCTCAGCCTGAAAAG GTGTACACCCTGTCGGTGTCGGGAGACCGGCTGATCGTGGGCACGGCAGGCCGCAGGGTGCTGGTGTGGGACCTTCGGAACATGGGCTACGTGCAGCAGCGCCGCGAGTCCAGCCTCAAGTACCAGACGCGCTGCATCCGCGCGTTCCCCAACAAGCAG GGTTATGTATTAAGTTCTATTGAAGGTCGAGTGGCAGTTGAGTACTTGGACCCAAGCCCCGAGGTACAGAAGAAGAAGTATGCCTTCAAGTGTCACAgactaaaggaaaacaatattgAGCAGATTTACCCCGTCAACGCCATTTCCTTTCACAACATCCACAATACCTTTGCCACAG GTGGTTCTGATGGATTTGTAAATATTTGGGATCCATTTAACAAAAAGCGACTGTGCCAGTTCCATCGGTACCCCACCAGTATCGCCTCACTCGCCTTCAGTAATGATGGGACCACGCTTGCAATAGCATCATCGTATATGTATGAAATGGATGACACGGAACATCCTGAAGATGGTATCTTCATTCGCCAAGTGACAGATGCAGAAACAAAACCCAA GTCCACCTAA
- the BUB3 gene encoding mitotic checkpoint protein BUB3 isoform X1, with product MTGSNEFKLNQPPEDGISSVKFSPNTSQFLLVSSWDTSVRLYDVPANSMRLKYQHTGAVLDCAFYDPTHAWSGGLDHQLKMHDLNTDQENLVGTHDAPIRCVEYCPEVNVMVTGSWDQTVKLWDPRTPCNAGTFSQPEKVYTLSVSGDRLIVGTAGRRVLVWDLRNMGYVQQRRESSLKYQTRCIRAFPNKQGYVLSSIEGRVAVEYLDPSPEVQKKKYAFKCHRLKENNIEQIYPVNAISFHNIHNTFATGGSDGFVNIWDPFNKKRLCQFHRYPTSIASLAFSNDGTTLAIASSYMYEMDDTEHPEDGIFIRQVTDAETKPKSPCT from the exons ATGACCGGTTCTAACGAGTTCAAGCTGAACCAGCCCCCCGAGGATGGCATCTCCTCTGTGAAGTTCAGCCCCAACACGTCGCAGTTCCTGCTAGTCTCCTCTTGGGACACGTCCGTGCGCCTCTACGATGTGCCGGCCAACTCCATGCGACTCAAGTACCAGCACACCGGCGCCGTCCTGGACTGCGCCTTCTAC GATCCAACACATGCCTGGAGTGGAGGATTAGACCATCAATTGAAAATGCATGATTTGAACACCGATCAAG aaaaTCTTGTTGGAACTCATGATGCCCCTATCAGATGTGTTGAATACTGTCCCGAAGTGAACGTGATGGTTACTGGAAGCTGGGATCAGACGGTTAAATTGTGGGATCCCAGAACCCCTTGTAATGCTGGGACCTTCTCTCAGCCTGAAAAG GTGTACACCCTGTCGGTGTCGGGAGACCGGCTGATCGTGGGCACGGCAGGCCGCAGGGTGCTGGTGTGGGACCTTCGGAACATGGGCTACGTGCAGCAGCGCCGCGAGTCCAGCCTCAAGTACCAGACGCGCTGCATCCGCGCGTTCCCCAACAAGCAG GGTTATGTATTAAGTTCTATTGAAGGTCGAGTGGCAGTTGAGTACTTGGACCCAAGCCCCGAGGTACAGAAGAAGAAGTATGCCTTCAAGTGTCACAgactaaaggaaaacaatattgAGCAGATTTACCCCGTCAACGCCATTTCCTTTCACAACATCCACAATACCTTTGCCACAG GTGGTTCTGATGGATTTGTAAATATTTGGGATCCATTTAACAAAAAGCGACTGTGCCAGTTCCATCGGTACCCCACCAGTATCGCCTCACTCGCCTTCAGTAATGATGGGACCACGCTTGCAATAGCATCATCGTATATGTATGAAATGGATGACACGGAACATCCTGAAGATGGTATCTTCATTCGCCAAGTGACAGATGCAGAAACAAAACCCAA GTCACCATGTACTTGA